In Arcobacter sp. CECT 8983, a single window of DNA contains:
- the metH gene encoding methionine synthase: MVDIQKLIEEKVIIIDGAMGTQLQIADIKDEYWLHEGVNLEGCNELLNLTAPHILEGIHDAYAASGADFITTNTFGSMPWVLDEYDIPQTSYELSRLGAELVKNSCDKYSTPEKPRFVLGSIGPGTKLPSLGHITYDEMFEGYKIMAQGLVDGGTDVFLLETCQDPLQIKAGLHALKAVAPEIPIMVSVTIELSGTMLIGTDAMTIAAIMEPFNILSLGFNCGTGPKQVLKHVKTLSEVCKFPISVHSNAGLPQNRGGQTYYPMQPKEFTELTKEFLDFNGVSFLGGCCGTTPEHIEALVKAVDGIVPKKPSGFLKASLASLFNTVPLKQDPAPLLIGERSNATGSKAFRELLKANDYEGTLSVGQQQVRAGAHVIDVSVGFAGRDETGDMDKVVSLYSQKVSLPLMPDSTQVPALEAALKQIGGRCIINSVNLEDGEEKFDTVCKLAKKFGAALVCLVIDEVGMAKSKERKLEVAERIYDLCVNRHGFKPDDLVFDMLTFTIGSGDDEYRTAGIETLEAIKEFQIRHPEVGTTLGLSNISFGLDQKARIYLNSIYLDHCVKAGLTSAIVNVKHILPLNKISDEDRKACDDLIFNNQEDGDPLFKFIEHFANVGDMEEQSDEEYQKLEPIDKVKKLLLDGDKDRMLPLVEELRHKVNPEIIVNEWLIDGMKVIGELFGSGQMQLPFVLQSAETMKATVDALNPYLPKEEKASETVLVLGTVKGDVHDVGKNLVDIILSNNGFKVINIGIKADLNDFIIAVKEHKAQAIGMSGLLVKSTAVMKENLEELQKQGIDIPVLLGGAALTKSFVNDYCRSIYDGPIFYCRDAFDGVVSMQRIEDGDLENTSLAADLVDEEEIARKEEKEVVINEEDVVLPEAGEFTFPPLWGRVALDNKAIDKDLVFKWINHRVLFRQRWGYKRAKNSKEKFLEHEKNVVEPIYERLKEEFIEKELFDPIAIYAYYPCISKKNKLYIFSEEYAFHSEEEARNVPPLEKAIKVMEFPRQKKKPHRCIADFFANDRLDVVAFTFASAGLKLTPYEAALYKESKFTEYYQVHGLGVELAEALAEVLHKQVRLDLDIVPKEGNTLYDVQMKQYVGCRYSPGYAACPDLEQSRDMFDLLKPEEFGIELSETFQIHPEQSTCAIVVPHHKANYYNV, from the coding sequence ATTCAACTCCTGAAAAGCCAAGATTTGTATTAGGTTCTATTGGACCTGGAACAAAGCTTCCTTCTTTAGGACATATCACATATGATGAGATGTTTGAAGGTTATAAAATCATGGCACAAGGTTTAGTTGATGGTGGAACAGATGTATTCTTACTTGAAACTTGTCAAGACCCATTGCAAATAAAAGCTGGACTTCATGCTCTAAAAGCAGTGGCACCTGAAATTCCTATTATGGTTTCTGTAACGATTGAACTTAGTGGTACTATGCTTATTGGAACTGATGCAATGACAATTGCAGCAATTATGGAACCATTTAATATTTTATCTTTAGGTTTTAACTGCGGTACTGGACCAAAACAAGTTTTAAAGCATGTAAAAACTTTAAGTGAAGTATGTAAATTCCCAATTTCTGTTCACTCAAATGCTGGGCTTCCTCAAAATAGAGGTGGACAAACCTATTACCCAATGCAACCAAAAGAGTTCACAGAATTAACAAAAGAGTTTTTAGATTTTAATGGAGTTTCATTTTTAGGTGGTTGTTGTGGTACAACTCCTGAGCATATTGAAGCTTTAGTAAAAGCAGTAGATGGAATAGTTCCTAAAAAACCAAGTGGATTTTTAAAAGCATCACTTGCATCACTTTTTAACACAGTTCCACTAAAGCAAGACCCAGCACCACTTCTGATTGGTGAAAGAAGTAATGCTACTGGTTCAAAAGCTTTTAGAGAATTACTTAAAGCTAATGATTATGAAGGTACTTTATCTGTTGGTCAACAACAAGTACGTGCTGGAGCCCATGTTATTGATGTATCAGTTGGATTTGCAGGTCGGGATGAAACAGGAGATATGGATAAAGTAGTATCTTTATATTCTCAAAAAGTTTCATTACCACTTATGCCTGACTCAACGCAAGTTCCAGCTTTAGAAGCAGCTTTAAAACAAATTGGTGGAAGATGTATCATAAATTCTGTTAACCTAGAAGATGGGGAAGAAAAGTTTGATACAGTTTGTAAATTAGCTAAAAAGTTTGGTGCAGCACTTGTTTGTCTTGTAATTGATGAAGTTGGTATGGCAAAAAGTAAGGAAAGAAAACTTGAAGTTGCAGAAAGAATCTATGATTTATGTGTAAATAGACATGGATTTAAACCTGATGATTTAGTATTTGATATGCTTACATTTACTATTGGTTCAGGAGATGATGAGTATAGAACAGCTGGTATTGAGACACTTGAAGCAATTAAAGAATTCCAGATACGTCATCCAGAAGTTGGAACTACTCTTGGACTTTCTAATATCTCATTTGGACTTGACCAAAAAGCAAGAATATATCTAAATTCAATTTATCTTGACCATTGTGTAAAAGCTGGTCTTACGTCTGCTATTGTAAATGTTAAGCACATCTTGCCACTAAATAAAATTTCTGATGAGGATAGAAAAGCTTGTGATGATTTAATCTTCAACAATCAAGAAGATGGTGACCCACTATTTAAGTTTATAGAACACTTTGCAAATGTTGGAGATATGGAAGAGCAAAGTGATGAAGAATATCAAAAACTAGAACCAATAGATAAAGTAAAAAAACTTCTTTTAGATGGTGATAAAGATAGAATGTTACCACTAGTTGAAGAGTTAAGACATAAAGTAAATCCAGAAATAATAGTAAATGAATGGCTAATTGATGGAATGAAAGTTATTGGAGAGCTATTTGGTTCTGGACAAATGCAGTTACCATTTGTACTTCAAAGTGCAGAGACTATGAAAGCAACAGTTGATGCTTTAAACCCATATTTACCAAAAGAAGAGAAAGCTAGTGAAACAGTTTTAGTATTAGGAACTGTAAAAGGTGATGTGCATGATGTTGGTAAAAACTTAGTTGATATTATTCTTTCAAATAATGGATTTAAAGTAATCAATATTGGTATCAAAGCTGATTTAAATGACTTTATCATAGCAGTAAAAGAACACAAAGCACAAGCAATAGGAATGAGTGGTTTACTTGTAAAGTCAACAGCTGTTATGAAAGAAAATCTTGAAGAGCTACAAAAGCAAGGTATTGATATTCCTGTACTTCTTGGTGGAGCAGCACTTACAAAAAGTTTTGTAAATGATTATTGTAGGTCTATTTATGATGGTCCAATTTTTTATTGTAGAGATGCTTTTGATGGTGTTGTTTCAATGCAAAGAATTGAAGATGGTGACCTTGAAAACACTTCCCTTGCCGCTGATTTAGTAGATGAAGAAGAAATAGCACGAAAAGAAGAAAAAGAAGTAGTTATCAATGAAGAAGATGTAGTTCTTCCAGAAGCAGGTGAATTTACTTTCCCTCCACTTTGGGGAAGAGTTGCTTTAGATAATAAAGCTATTGATAAAGATTTAGTATTTAAATGGATTAATCATAGAGTTTTATTTAGACAAAGATGGGGATATAAAAGAGCTAAAAATTCAAAAGAGAAGTTTTTAGAGCATGAAAAAAATGTGGTTGAACCTATTTATGAAAGATTAAAAGAAGAGTTTATAGAAAAAGAACTTTTTGACCCAATTGCTATTTATGCTTATTATCCTTGTATTTCAAAGAAAAATAAATTGTATATTTTTTCTGAAGAGTATGCTTTTCATTCAGAAGAAGAAGCAAGAAATGTGCCACCATTAGAAAAAGCAATAAAAGTAATGGAGTTTCCACGGCAAAAAAAGAAACCACATAGATGTATAGCAGATTTTTTCGCAAATGATAGACTTGATGTAGTTGCCTTTACTTTTGCAAGTGCAGGATTAAAGCTTACTCCATATGAAGCAGCACTTTATAAAGAAAGTAAATTTACAGAGTATTATCAAGTACATGGCTTAGGAGTTGAGTTAGCAGAAGCTTTAGCAGAAGTTTTACACAAGCAAGTAAGACTTGATTTGGATATTGTTCCAAAAGAAGGAAATACTTTATATGATGTTCAAATGAAACAGTATGTAGGTTGTAGATACTCTCCTGGATATGCTGCTTGTCCTGATTTAGAACAAAGTAGAGATATGTTTGATTTACTAAAACCAGAAGAGTTTGGAATAGAGTTAAGTGAAACATTCCAAATTCACCCAGAGCAATCAACGTGTGCAATTGTAGTGCCTCACCACAAAGCAAACTACTACAATGTATAA
- a CDS encoding tRNA (5-methylaminomethyl-2-thiouridine)(34)-methyltransferase MnmD yields the protein MLVKTKDNSNTLYSTKYNQHFHDLKTGAIQESLIKHVLPAFNFHKEKRYLKILDICFGLGYNTFSTINYILENNLDKKIEIFSPELDDKLIESLKEFEFPQEFEKISHIIKELLETKKYKDENIQIELFIGNARKYIKTIKDLDIVYQDAFSSEVNRELWTVEYFKDIFNASNNEVIVTTYSIASNVRLSLYKAGFEVFEINPTGKRKQTIAIKSKKDINAKYIDMQLKQERNKELKALYD from the coding sequence ATGCTTGTAAAAACAAAAGATAATTCTAATACACTTTATTCTACAAAATATAATCAACACTTTCATGATTTAAAAACAGGAGCCATACAAGAATCTCTTATAAAACATGTTCTTCCTGCTTTTAATTTTCACAAAGAAAAGAGATATTTAAAAATATTGGATATCTGTTTTGGCTTAGGATATAACACTTTTTCTACTATTAACTATATTTTAGAGAATAATCTTGATAAAAAGATAGAAATCTTTTCTCCTGAACTAGACGATAAACTAATTGAGTCTTTAAAAGAGTTTGAGTTTCCGCAAGAGTTTGAAAAAATATCTCATATTATAAAAGAACTACTTGAAACAAAAAAGTACAAAGATGAAAATATACAAATAGAACTTTTCATTGGCAATGCAAGAAAATATATAAAAACAATTAAAGATCTAGATATCGTATATCAGGATGCTTTTAGCTCGGAAGTAAATCGTGAGCTTTGGACTGTTGAATATTTCAAAGATATTTTTAATGCTTCAAACAATGAAGTTATAGTAACCACCTATTCAATAGCAAGTAATGTAAGACTATCTTTATATAAAGCTGGGTTTGAAGTTTTTGAGATAAATCCTACAGGAAAAAGAAAACAAACAATTGCAATAAAATCTAAAAAAGATATCAATGCAAAATATATTGATATGCAGTTAAAACAAGAAAGAAATAAAGAGCTAAAAGCCCTTTATGACTAA
- the luxS gene encoding S-ribosylhomocysteine lyase: MPLLDSFRVDHTIMPAPAVRVAKTMKSPSGDIITVFDLRFCVPNEKMLGEKGIHTLEHLFAGFIREHLNSDTVEIIDVSPMGCRTGFYMSLLGNPSEEQVATAWKQAMEDVLNVKSQNDIPELNEFQCGTYKMHSLEEAKQIAQDILDQKIGVMSNKELFLSEEKLNSLGN, encoded by the coding sequence ATGCCATTATTAGATAGTTTTAGAGTTGACCATACAATTATGCCAGCACCAGCAGTTAGAGTTGCAAAGACAATGAAATCTCCATCAGGAGATATTATCACAGTTTTTGATTTAAGATTCTGTGTACCAAATGAAAAAATGTTAGGAGAAAAAGGTATTCACACTTTAGAGCACCTTTTCGCAGGATTTATTAGAGAGCATTTAAACTCTGATACTGTAGAAATCATTGATGTATCTCCAATGGGATGTAGAACTGGTTTTTATATGAGTTTATTAGGTAATCCTAGTGAAGAACAAGTTGCAACTGCTTGGAAGCAAGCTATGGAAGATGTATTAAATGTAAAGTCACAAAATGATATTCCAGAGTTAAATGAGTTTCAATGTGGTACATATAAAATGCACTCATTAGAAGAAGCAAAACAGATTGCACAAGACATTTTAGACCAAAAAATTGGTGTAATGTCAAATAAAGAACTTTTCCTTTCAGAAGAAAAGTTAAACTCTTTAGGAAACTAA
- a CDS encoding LysE family translocator, which produces MSTEFLLTSLIVVLIPGTGVIYTISMGIFAGRKESFFAAMGCTLGIIPHLLASIFGLAAILHTSAVAFQIVKIIGVCYLFYLAYMMYKETGSLQIKGKQKQKGLYKIVLRGFLINILNPKLSIFFLAFLPQFISSSSTTIVSEMLLMSFVFMIMTFVVFVIYGFFAHKSSTFIQDSPKIMQKIQKGFAGIFVLLGMKLAISER; this is translated from the coding sequence TTGAGTACCGAGTTTTTATTGACTTCATTAATAGTAGTTTTAATTCCAGGAACTGGTGTAATATATACAATATCAATGGGAATTTTTGCAGGAAGAAAAGAAAGTTTTTTTGCTGCAATGGGTTGCACTTTAGGAATTATTCCCCATTTGCTAGCTTCAATATTTGGACTAGCTGCAATTTTACATACAAGTGCAGTAGCCTTTCAAATAGTAAAAATCATTGGAGTTTGTTATCTCTTTTATTTAGCATATATGATGTATAAAGAGACAGGTTCTTTACAAATAAAAGGTAAGCAAAAACAAAAAGGACTTTACAAAATAGTATTAAGAGGTTTTTTAATTAATATTCTGAATCCAAAACTTTCAATCTTTTTTTTAGCTTTTTTACCACAATTTATTTCTTCTTCTAGCACTACAATTGTAAGTGAAATGTTACTTATGTCCTTTGTATTTATGATTATGACTTTTGTTGTATTTGTTATATATGGTTTTTTTGCTCACAAGTCAAGTACATTTATTCAAGATAGTCCAAAAATAATGCAAAAAATTCAAAAAGGATTTGCAGGTATTTTTGTATTATTAGGAATGAAACTAGCTATTTCAGAAAGATAA
- a CDS encoding AAA family ATPase — MELVYLWVEEYKNIKRQGFNFSPKFRCEFKPEYEKDENGDEFLKDDCELIIEENKDYLSIFPENINITAIVGENGSGKSTILDIVTNMNRNLSKLIIYYNGKELIVKNSYLDNFSINYLRIGVTQLKELNENNLSLRDSLFKNYQKYFFVNKEKKLDSYWYDFINISYLESDKNTQIIINLLKNRKIRLPFNTPKYFTISLKDTDYFDKIIESKIERDESFNISFIENNFFNLDYEIKENKLKRVKFYLIIANIFTYNEDLNNSFASIFFSNNSPQSIDDIIDMFLLYLSPSDKEDINFIVNSLENSFESNKYFNEFTIKIEKLDKNFINRYRRLISSKDNYFSKENNIFDFRFDTNLSDGEFEFLLIFSRIYEKIENKDSIILIDEGEKSLHPNWQKKYIYFLVQFFEKNYQNKIQLLLTTHSSFILSDIPKESIIFLEKDEKTGNCINATEKMEDFNTFGANIHTLLSHGFFMKNGLMGEFAKSKIERIKRFYEIVKKSENEIQNNTSAKKAWIDYFLRRKDKYYYIQSIIGEPFLQKVIKNYLDELEKVFDKENYKQKKLKKLVEEFGEDTVRKFLDND; from the coding sequence ATGGAATTAGTATATCTGTGGGTAGAAGAGTATAAAAATATAAAAAGACAAGGGTTTAACTTTTCTCCTAAGTTTAGGTGTGAGTTTAAGCCAGAGTATGAAAAAGATGAAAATGGAGATGAATTCTTAAAGGATGATTGTGAACTTATAATAGAAGAGAATAAAGATTACCTAAGTATATTTCCTGAAAATATTAATATAACTGCTATTGTTGGTGAGAATGGGAGTGGTAAGAGTACAATTTTAGATATTGTTACAAATATGAATAGAAATTTAAGTAAACTAATTATTTATTATAATGGAAAAGAATTAATTGTAAAAAATTCTTATTTAGATAATTTTTCAATCAACTATTTGAGAATAGGGGTAACGCAGCTGAAAGAATTAAATGAAAATAATTTAAGTCTGAGAGATAGCCTTTTTAAAAACTATCAAAAATATTTTTTTGTTAATAAAGAAAAAAAGCTTGATTCATATTGGTATGATTTTATAAACATAAGTTATTTAGAATCAGATAAAAATACTCAAATAATCATTAATTTATTAAAAAATAGAAAAATTAGATTGCCTTTTAATACCCCAAAATATTTTACAATTAGTTTAAAAGATACAGACTATTTTGACAAAATAATTGAAAGTAAGATAGAAAGAGATGAATCATTTAATATAAGTTTTATAGAAAACAATTTTTTTAACTTAGATTATGAAATAAAAGAAAATAAGCTTAAAAGAGTTAAGTTTTATCTAATTATAGCAAATATTTTTACATATAATGAAGATTTAAATAATTCTTTCGCCAGTATTTTCTTTTCTAATAATAGCCCTCAATCAATAGATGATATTATTGATATGTTTTTACTTTATCTATCTCCTTCAGATAAAGAAGATATTAACTTTATAGTTAATTCTTTAGAAAACTCTTTTGAATCAAATAAGTACTTTAATGAATTTACAATAAAAATTGAAAAATTAGATAAAAACTTTATTAATAGGTATAGAAGGCTAATATCTTCAAAGGATAATTATTTCTCAAAAGAAAATAATATTTTTGATTTTAGGTTTGATACCAATTTAAGTGATGGAGAGTTTGAGTTTTTGCTTATATTTAGTAGGATATATGAGAAAATTGAAAACAAAGATAGTATCATATTAATAGATGAAGGTGAAAAATCATTACATCCTAATTGGCAAAAAAAATATATTTATTTTCTTGTTCAGTTTTTTGAGAAAAACTATCAAAATAAAATACAACTACTTTTAACAACACATTCTTCATTTATTCTTTCAGATATTCCAAAAGAAAGTATAATTTTTTTAGAAAAAGATGAAAAAACTGGAAATTGTATAAATGCAACTGAAAAAATGGAAGATTTTAATACTTTTGGAGCAAATATCCATACACTTCTATCTCATGGTTTTTTTATGAAAAATGGACTTATGGGTGAATTTGCAAAAAGTAAAATTGAGAGAATAAAAAGGTTTTATGAGATTGTTAAAAAGAGTGAAAATGAAATTCAAAATAATACATCAGCCAAAAAGGCATGGATAGATTACTTTCTTAGAAGAAAAGATAAATATTATTATATTCAATCAATAATAGGTGAGCCCTTTTTACAAAAGGTTATAAAAAACTATTTAGATGAGCTTGAAAAAGTATTTGATAAAGAAAACTACAAACAAAAAAAATTAAAAAAGTTAGTTGAAGAGTTTGGAGAAGATACAGTAAGAAAGTTTTTAGACAATGACTAA
- the nifJ gene encoding pyruvate:ferredoxin (flavodoxin) oxidoreductase produces MNKQFATMDGNEAAAYVSYAFTEVAGVYPITPSSQMGDNVEKWATQGKQNLFGSTVKVIEMQSEAGAAGTFHGALQAGALTTTFTASQGLLLKIPNMYKVAGQLLPGVIHVSARSLATHALSIFGDHQDVMSTRATGFAMLATGSVQEVMDLAGVAHLSAIKGRVPFLHFFDGFRTSHEINKIEVMPYEEFDRLIDYEAVQKFRDTSLNPESPITRGTAQNDDIYFQGREAANRYYDALPDVVNEYMKEISKITKRDYAPFTYYGHKNATDIIVAMGSVTETIKETVDYLNQKENRKVGLLTVHLYRPFSAKYFMNVLPLSVERICVIDRTKEPGSLGEPLYLDVKALFYGQKNQPKIIGGRYGLSSKDVPPNQIIALFDNLATINPKDNFTVGIIDDVTNTSIEVKENISVVEDVNECLFYGLGADGTVGANKNSVKIIGDKTELYAQAYFAYDSKKSGGYTRSHLRFSKKPIRSTYLVSNPSFVACSKEIYLEQYEVVDKLKENGTFLLNSIHSKDEIENKLPNRVKKILADKNIKFYIINATKLAHDIGLGNRTNTIMQAAFFKLANIIPYEEAKEYMKEYAKKAYGNKGEEIVKMNYLAIDQGEHGVEEVEVKKQWAEYEAKELVINSDYKGSQYVENFAKIVNAAKGDEIPVSTIVDLGMECGTFENGSTKYEKRGITTMVPQWNEDTCIQCNQCAFECPHAVIRPFLLDEKEYENAPNGVKEHSLDAKGKEFKGKDLKYKIQVSILDCTGCNICVDICPTKEKSLKMVPYGIEDENNEQENADYLFNDVSYKDYLVEKNNVKNSQFAQPLFEYHSACPGCGETPYITLATQLFGDRMMIANATGCSSIYSASAPSTPYTKNAKGEGPAWANSLFEDTAEFGYGMHAANEAIRNRIARIMLKSMDEVSNPLKVLYKEWLEHRSNGVKTQEIRDKLVPQLENNQDQDGVKELLSLRKYLVRKSQWMIGGDGWAYDIGYGGVDHVLSTGENVNILVVDTEVYSNTGGQSSKAARAGSIADFTNDGKPNAKKDLGYISMTYGNIYVAQINSRANQKQAVQAMKEAEAYDGPSLIICYSPCIAHGIQGGLMKSVEQGQLATDCGYWPIYTFDPRKIDEGQNPIKIFGKKPDWDRYEEFLLRENRYRSLKKLNPEHADELLNKNKKDAQYRYRQLQRWASMDYSDELEVSVIEETKALN; encoded by the coding sequence ATGAATAAACAGTTTGCTACAATGGATGGAAACGAAGCGGCGGCATATGTTTCATATGCCTTTACTGAAGTAGCAGGAGTATATCCTATTACACCCTCTTCTCAAATGGGAGACAATGTTGAGAAATGGGCTACACAAGGTAAACAAAACCTTTTTGGTTCTACTGTAAAAGTTATTGAAATGCAAAGTGAAGCAGGTGCGGCTGGGACTTTTCATGGTGCTTTACAAGCAGGTGCTTTAACTACAACATTTACAGCTTCACAAGGATTATTATTAAAAATTCCAAATATGTATAAAGTAGCAGGACAATTATTACCTGGTGTTATACATGTTAGTGCAAGATCTCTAGCAACACATGCCTTATCTATCTTTGGTGATCATCAAGATGTTATGAGTACACGAGCAACTGGTTTTGCTATGCTTGCAACGGGTTCAGTTCAAGAAGTTATGGACTTAGCAGGAGTTGCTCATCTAAGTGCCATAAAAGGACGAGTTCCATTCTTACACTTCTTTGATGGTTTTAGAACTTCACATGAAATAAATAAAATTGAAGTAATGCCCTATGAAGAGTTTGACAGATTAATTGACTATGAAGCAGTTCAAAAGTTTAGAGATACTTCACTTAATCCCGAATCACCAATTACAAGAGGAACTGCTCAAAATGATGACATCTACTTCCAAGGAAGAGAAGCTGCAAATAGATATTATGATGCTTTACCTGATGTTGTAAATGAGTATATGAAAGAGATTTCTAAAATCACTAAAAGAGATTATGCTCCATTTACATATTATGGACATAAAAATGCAACTGATATAATTGTAGCAATGGGTTCAGTAACTGAAACTATTAAAGAAACAGTTGACTACTTAAACCAAAAAGAGAACAGAAAAGTAGGACTTCTTACAGTTCATCTTTATAGACCTTTTTCTGCAAAGTATTTTATGAATGTTTTACCTTTAAGTGTTGAAAGAATCTGTGTAATTGATAGAACAAAAGAACCAGGAAGTTTAGGAGAACCATTATATCTTGATGTAAAAGCTTTATTCTATGGACAAAAAAATCAACCTAAAATCATAGGTGGAAGATATGGACTTTCTTCAAAGGATGTACCACCAAATCAGATTATTGCACTATTTGATAATCTAGCAACTATAAATCCAAAAGATAACTTCACAGTTGGAATTATAGATGATGTAACAAATACATCTATTGAGGTAAAAGAGAATATTTCAGTTGTAGAAGATGTAAATGAGTGTTTATTTTATGGACTTGGAGCAGATGGAACTGTTGGAGCAAATAAAAACTCAGTAAAAATTATAGGTGACAAAACTGAGCTTTATGCACAAGCATACTTTGCTTATGATTCTAAAAAAAGTGGTGGGTATACAAGGTCACACTTAAGATTTAGTAAAAAGCCTATTCGCTCAACATATCTTGTATCAAATCCAAGTTTTGTAGCCTGTTCAAAAGAGATTTATTTGGAGCAATATGAAGTTGTAGATAAACTAAAAGAGAATGGTACTTTTTTATTAAACTCAATTCACTCAAAAGATGAGATAGAGAATAAACTACCAAATAGAGTTAAAAAAATACTTGCAGATAAAAACATCAAGTTTTATATCATAAATGCCACAAAACTAGCCCATGATATTGGACTTGGAAATAGAACAAATACTATCATGCAAGCTGCCTTTTTCAAATTAGCAAATATCATTCCCTATGAAGAAGCAAAAGAGTATATGAAAGAGTATGCAAAAAAAGCTTATGGAAACAAAGGTGAAGAGATAGTTAAAATGAACTATCTTGCAATTGACCAAGGAGAACATGGAGTTGAAGAAGTTGAAGTAAAAAAACAATGGGCAGAATATGAAGCTAAAGAGCTTGTGATAAATAGTGATTACAAAGGTTCTCAATATGTAGAAAACTTTGCAAAAATCGTTAATGCTGCAAAAGGCGATGAAATTCCAGTTTCCACAATAGTAGATCTAGGAATGGAGTGTGGTACCTTTGAAAATGGTTCAACAAAATATGAAAAAAGAGGTATTACAACGATGGTTCCTCAATGGAATGAAGATACCTGTATTCAATGTAATCAATGTGCTTTTGAGTGTCCACATGCTGTAATTAGACCATTTTTATTAGATGAAAAAGAGTATGAAAATGCTCCAAATGGAGTAAAAGAACACTCACTTGATGCAAAAGGAAAAGAGTTTAAAGGCAAAGATTTAAAATATAAAATCCAAGTATCTATCTTAGACTGTACTGGTTGTAATATCTGTGTTGATATTTGCCCTACAAAAGAGAAATCACTTAAAATGGTTCCATATGGAATAGAAGATGAAAATAATGAACAAGAAAATGCTGATTATTTATTTAATGACGTCTCTTATAAAGACTATTTAGTTGAAAAAAACAATGTGAAAAACTCTCAATTTGCGCAACCTCTTTTTGAATACCACTCTGCTTGTCCAGGTTGTGGAGAAACTCCATATATTACTTTAGCAACGCAACTGTTTGGGGATAGAATGATGATTGCAAATGCAACGGGATGTTCTTCTATTTACTCTGCTTCTGCTCCATCAACACCTTATACAAAAAATGCAAAAGGTGAAGGTCCAGCATGGGCAAACTCTTTATTTGAAGATACTGCTGAATTTGGTTATGGAATGCATGCAGCAAATGAAGCTATTAGAAATAGAATTGCAAGAATTATGCTAAAGAGTATGGATGAAGTATCTAATCCTTTGAAAGTACTTTATAAAGAGTGGTTAGAACATAGAAGTAATGGAGTTAAAACTCAAGAAATAAGAGACAAACTTGTACCTCAACTTGAAAATAATCAAGACCAAGATGGAGTGAAAGAATTACTATCTCTAAGAAAATATCTTGTGAGAAAATCTCAATGGATGATTGGTGGAGATGGTTGGGCTTATGATATTGGATATGGGGGTGTTGACCATGTTTTATCAACAGGAGAAAATGTAAATATTCTTGTTGTAGATACAGAAGTTTATTCAAATACTGGTGGACAATCATCAAAAGCTGCAAGGGCTGGTTCTATTGCAGATTTTACAAATGATGGTAAGCCAAATGCTAAAAAAGATTTAGGCTATATCTCTATGACATATGGAAATATCTATGTAGCTCAAATAAACTCAAGGGCAAATCAAAAACAAGCAGTACAAGCTATGAAAGAAGCAGAAGCTTATGATGGACCGTCTTTGATTATCTGTTATTCTCCATGTATTGCCCACGGTATTCAAGGTGGACTTATGAAGTCAGTTGAACAAGGACAACTTGCAACTGATTGTGGATATTGGCCTATTTATACTTTTGATCCAAGAAAGATAGATGAAGGGCAAAATCCTATTAAAATATTTGGTAAAAAACCAGATTGGGATAGATATGAAGAGTTTTTATTAAGGGAAAATAGATATAGGTCTTTAAAGAAACTAAACCCCGAACATGCTGATGAACTACTAAATAAAAATAAAAAAGATGCTCAATATAGATATAGACAACTTCAAAGATGGGCTTCAATGGATTATAGTGATGAACTAGAAGTAAGTGTTATAGAAGAGACTAAGGCTTTAAACTAA